A genomic stretch from Thauera sp. GDN1 includes:
- a CDS encoding YqaA family protein — protein MKIFSPLYARAMAWSRHPRAPWFLGGLSFAESSFFPIPPDVMLAPMSLANPQRAWWFALLTTITSVAGGLFGYLIGYFAFDLIEGWLRASSYWGAYEQAVAWFEAWGFWAIFVAGFSPIPYKVFTIAAGVAHMALLPFTLASLIGRGARFFLVAGLMAWGGPRMEAVLHKYVDRLGWATVAAVVIGVLIYRA, from the coding sequence TTGAAGATCTTTTCCCCGCTTTACGCGCGCGCAATGGCCTGGTCGCGCCATCCGCGCGCGCCGTGGTTCCTCGGTGGACTCAGCTTTGCGGAATCGTCCTTCTTCCCGATTCCACCCGACGTGATGCTGGCGCCGATGAGCCTGGCCAATCCGCAACGTGCGTGGTGGTTCGCGCTGCTGACGACGATCACCTCGGTCGCGGGCGGGCTGTTCGGCTATCTGATCGGTTACTTCGCATTCGACCTGATCGAAGGCTGGCTGCGCGCGAGCAGCTACTGGGGGGCCTACGAGCAGGCGGTGGCCTGGTTCGAAGCCTGGGGATTCTGGGCGATCTTCGTCGCCGGCTTCTCGCCGATTCCCTACAAGGTGTTCACGATCGCGGCTGGCGTGGCGCACATGGCGCTGCTGCCCTTCACGCTGGCCTCGCTGATCGGCCGCGGCGCGCGCTTCTTCCTGGTCGCCGGGCTGATGGCCTGGGGCGGTCCGCGCATGGAGGCGGTGCTGCACAAGTACGTCGATCGCCTGGGCTGGGCGACCGTCGCTGCGGTGGTGATCGGGGTGCTGATCTACCGCGCCTGA
- the mutL gene encoding DNA mismatch repair endonuclease MutL gives MPHIHRLPDLLVNQIAAGEVVERPASVLKEVLENAVDAGAHAIEVQLEQGGVRRIRVADDGCGIAREELALALERHATSKIATLDDLEHVGTMGFRGEALAAIAAVARTSITSRAEGASHAWRIEAGTDPAPAALNQGTVVDVADLYYNTPARRKFLKTESTEYAHCDDMFRRVALARPDIGLQLAHNGRVIHRLPAGPAEARVAALMGDDFLQHAREVQADAGPLRLAGFASLPAYSRSSRDAQYFFVNGRFVRDKLLTHAVREAYADILHGSRHPAYVLFLELDPAGVDVNVHPAKIEVRFREARAVHQFVYHALKRVLAESGAGRGEQGLPQGAASTPVGASEGGAPAAAPWPTPGTASPPAAARPWAPGIPQQGRLAMEPATRSYFDFAASARPAQGGDATLAATRPAQASSAAAPASWSATSHNPGDGPPLGYALAQLHGVYILAQNAAGLVLVDMRAAHERIIYEKLKTVLDGRPAVQRLLIPAVFSVSAKDMAAAEECAEVLCGMGFDVGAAGPQELAVRSVPALLANAPVAELMRQLLQELREYPATEVVTARRNELLATMACHGAVRANRQLTLPEMNALLRDMEATERADQCNHGRPTWTQLGMADLDRFFMRGQ, from the coding sequence ATGCCCCACATCCATCGCCTGCCCGACCTGCTGGTCAACCAGATCGCCGCCGGCGAGGTCGTCGAGCGTCCGGCCTCGGTGCTCAAGGAGGTGCTGGAGAACGCGGTCGATGCCGGCGCACATGCGATCGAGGTCCAGCTCGAGCAGGGCGGCGTGCGCCGCATCCGGGTGGCCGACGACGGCTGCGGCATCGCCCGCGAGGAGCTCGCGCTCGCCCTCGAACGCCACGCCACCAGCAAGATCGCCACCCTGGACGATCTCGAGCACGTGGGCACGATGGGCTTTCGCGGCGAGGCCCTGGCCGCGATCGCCGCGGTGGCGCGCACCAGCATCACCAGCCGCGCCGAGGGCGCCAGCCACGCCTGGCGCATCGAGGCCGGCACCGACCCGGCCCCGGCGGCGCTGAACCAGGGCACCGTGGTCGACGTCGCCGACCTCTATTACAACACCCCCGCGCGGCGCAAGTTCCTCAAGACCGAGAGCACCGAGTACGCCCACTGCGACGACATGTTCCGCAGGGTCGCGCTCGCGCGCCCCGACATCGGCCTGCAGCTCGCGCACAACGGCCGCGTGATCCATCGCCTGCCGGCCGGCCCGGCCGAGGCGCGGGTCGCGGCGCTGATGGGCGACGATTTCCTGCAGCACGCGCGCGAGGTCCAGGCCGACGCCGGCCCGCTGCGGCTGGCCGGCTTCGCGTCGCTGCCGGCGTACTCGCGTTCCAGCCGCGACGCACAGTATTTCTTCGTGAACGGCCGCTTCGTGCGCGACAAGCTGCTGACCCACGCGGTGCGCGAGGCCTACGCCGACATCCTGCACGGCAGCCGCCATCCGGCCTATGTGCTGTTCCTCGAACTCGACCCCGCCGGGGTCGACGTCAACGTGCATCCGGCGAAGATCGAGGTACGCTTCCGCGAGGCGCGCGCGGTGCACCAGTTCGTCTATCACGCGCTCAAGCGCGTGCTCGCGGAGAGCGGCGCGGGACGGGGGGAGCAGGGGCTGCCCCAGGGCGCCGCATCCACGCCCGTCGGCGCAAGCGAAGGCGGAGCGCCAGCGGCTGCGCCCTGGCCGACGCCCGGCACGGCGTCCCCGCCCGCCGCCGCCCGCCCGTGGGCGCCCGGCATCCCGCAGCAGGGGCGGCTGGCGATGGAGCCGGCAACGCGCTCCTACTTCGACTTCGCCGCCAGCGCCCGCCCCGCCCAGGGTGGCGACGCGACGCTCGCGGCGACCCGCCCGGCGCAAGCTTCCAGCGCCGCGGCGCCCGCATCCTGGTCCGCGACCAGCCACAATCCGGGCGACGGCCCGCCGCTCGGCTACGCACTGGCCCAGCTGCACGGGGTCTACATCCTGGCCCAGAACGCCGCCGGCCTGGTGCTCGTCGACATGCGCGCCGCGCACGAGCGCATCATCTACGAGAAGCTCAAGACGGTGCTCGACGGCCGCCCCGCGGTACAGCGCCTGCTGATCCCGGCGGTGTTCTCGGTGAGCGCCAAGGACATGGCGGCGGCCGAGGAATGCGCCGAGGTGCTCTGCGGCATGGGTTTCGATGTCGGCGCCGCCGGCCCGCAGGAACTGGCGGTGCGCAGCGTGCCGGCGCTGCTGGCCAACGCGCCGGTGGCCGAACTGATGCGGCAGCTGCTGCAGGAACTGCGCGAATACCCGGCCACCGAGGTCGTCACCGCCCGCCGCAACGAGCTCCTCGCCACCATGGCCTGCCACGGCGCGGTGCGCGCCAACCGCCAGCTCACCCTGCCCGAGATGAACGCGCTGCTGCGCGACATGGAGGCCACCGAGCGCGCCGACCAGTGCAACCACGGTCGCCCGACCTGGACCCAGCTCGGCATGGCCGATCTCGACCGCTTCTTCATGCGCGGCCAGTGA
- a CDS encoding YdcH family protein — translation MFPEYRDLITRLKHNDRHFTQLFDKHNELDQKIHNIETHVVPGTGFEIEVMKKEKLAVKDQIYAYLKKLETES, via the coding sequence ATGTTTCCCGAATACCGCGACCTGATCACCCGTCTCAAGCACAACGACCGCCACTTCACCCAGCTCTTCGACAAGCACAACGAACTCGACCAGAAGATCCACAACATCGAGACCCACGTGGTCCCGGGCACCGGTTTCGAGATCGAGGTGATGAAGAAGGAGAAGCTGGCGGTCAAGGACCAGATCTACGCCTACCTGAAGAAGCTCGAGACCGAAAGCTGA
- the miaA gene encoding tRNA (adenosine(37)-N6)-dimethylallyltransferase MiaA, with protein MTTRPDLPPALLLLGPTASGKTASALALAQALPIEIISVDSALVYRDMDIGTAKPTAAERAACPHHLIDIVSPEESYSAARFRADAIRLMGEIVGRGNIPLLAGGTMLYFKALRDGLSDLPAADPELRRTIDEEAAVRGWPGLHAELARLDPEAAARLEPGDAQRIQRALEIVRLTGRPLAESYARKEDDALPCRLLPIALAPADRSVLHARIAERFDAMLHAGFVDEVRRLRARYRLDRAMPSMRCVGYRQAWEYLDGEIGYDELRFKGIAATRQLAKRQLTWQRQFRETWPGFVELDCLRPDLPDAVLRAALRQLHAPG; from the coding sequence TTGACTACCCGCCCCGATCTCCCTCCCGCCCTGCTGCTGCTCGGCCCCACCGCCAGCGGCAAGACCGCGAGTGCGCTGGCGCTGGCGCAGGCCTTGCCGATCGAGATCATCAGCGTCGACTCGGCGCTGGTGTATCGCGACATGGATATCGGTACCGCCAAGCCGACGGCCGCGGAGCGGGCGGCGTGCCCGCACCATCTGATCGACATCGTCTCGCCGGAGGAGAGCTACTCCGCCGCACGTTTCCGCGCCGACGCCATCCGGCTGATGGGCGAGATCGTCGGACGCGGCAACATCCCGCTGCTCGCCGGCGGCACGATGCTGTACTTCAAGGCCCTGCGCGACGGTCTCTCCGACCTGCCGGCGGCCGATCCGGAACTGCGCCGCACCATCGACGAGGAGGCCGCGGTGCGCGGCTGGCCAGGGCTGCACGCCGAACTCGCCCGCCTCGACCCCGAGGCCGCGGCGCGGCTGGAGCCGGGCGACGCGCAGCGCATCCAGCGCGCGCTCGAGATCGTGCGCCTCACCGGCCGTCCGCTCGCCGAGAGCTACGCACGGAAGGAGGACGACGCCCTGCCCTGCCGCCTGCTGCCGATCGCGCTCGCACCTGCGGATCGCAGCGTGCTGCATGCGCGCATCGCCGAACGCTTCGACGCCATGCTGCACGCCGGCTTCGTCGACGAGGTCCGCCGCCTGCGCGCGCGCTACCGGCTCGATCGGGCGATGCCCTCGATGCGCTGCGTCGGCTATCGCCAGGCCTGGGAATACCTCGACGGCGAGATCGGCTACGACGAGCTGCGCTTCAAGGGCATCGCCGCCACCCGCCAGCTCGCCAAGCGCCAGCTCACCTGGCAGCGCCAGTTCCGCGAGACCTGGCCGGGCTTCGTCGAGCTCGACTGCCTGCGCCCCGACCTGCCCGATGCGGTGCTGCGCGCCGCGCTGCGCCAGCTGCACGCGCCGGGCTGA
- a CDS encoding DUF1415 domain-containing protein produces MDEQIIADVEQWLDEVVIGLDLCPFAARPRREKRVRIAVSHATTPEALLDDLQAELERLADAPAGELETTLLAIPDMLEDFADYNDFLDAVDLWVEQFGWEGELQVASFHPQYQFADTEADDPGNLTNRSPWPLLHIIREDSLEKAIEHYPDVDGIPERNIARMKALTAEERARLFPYLFG; encoded by the coding sequence ATGGATGAACAGATCATCGCCGACGTCGAGCAGTGGCTCGACGAGGTCGTCATCGGCCTCGACCTCTGCCCATTCGCCGCCCGTCCGCGTCGCGAGAAGCGCGTGCGCATCGCGGTCAGCCACGCCACCACCCCCGAAGCCCTGCTCGACGACCTCCAGGCCGAACTCGAGCGCCTGGCCGACGCGCCGGCGGGCGAGCTGGAGACCACGCTGCTCGCCATCCCCGACATGCTCGAGGACTTCGCCGACTACAACGACTTCCTCGATGCCGTCGACCTGTGGGTGGAGCAGTTCGGCTGGGAAGGCGAGCTGCAGGTGGCGAGCTTCCACCCGCAGTACCAGTTCGCCGACACGGAGGCGGACGATCCGGGCAACCTCACCAATCGTTCGCCCTGGCCGCTGCTGCACATCATCCGCGAGGACAGCCTGGAGAAGGCGATCGAGCACTATCCCGACGTCGACGGCATCCCCGAGCGCAACATCGCACGCATGAAGGCGCTCACCGCCGAGGAGCGCGCGCGGCTCTTCCCCTACCTGTTCGGCTGA